Proteins encoded together in one Corallococcus silvisoli window:
- a CDS encoding ribbon-helix-helix domain-containing protein, with amino-acid sequence MQDGSASPLSPDAPSSPSVVEPGEVRSPEADIVSTHVLVPEEQVHKLRELARRTRIHQSEYLREAVEDLLSKYGRMPAKTEGES; translated from the coding sequence ATGCAGGATGGAAGCGCCAGCCCACTGAGCCCCGACGCTCCGTCGTCCCCCTCCGTGGTGGAACCCGGTGAGGTCCGCAGCCCCGAGGCCGACATCGTCTCCACCCACGTCCTCGTCCCCGAGGAGCAGGTGCACAAGCTGCGCGAGCTGGCGCGGCGCACCCGCATCCATCAGAGCGAGTACCTGCGCGAGGCCGTGGAGGACCTGCTGTCCAAGTACGGCCGCATGCCCGCCAAGACGGAAGGCGAGTCGTGA
- a CDS encoding lysylphosphatidylglycerol synthase transmembrane domain-containing protein, with amino-acid sequence MKRAVNLIASLLVTVAFMWWAFRDTDVSTQIASLKAANYAWILPYFACLTVIHVFRALRWGALLSGLERVPFRKLNEASGIGFMMLLVLPFRLGEFARPFLIAQRSSIRRSAAMTSVVLERIVDGLFVAALFRALLFFVPVETPEVRYVKLGSWLMFAVFGGGLVFLLLGLWHQERTVRLVRATVGRFSPGIADKVADVVDTFVGAMRQLPDRRHIALFFLYTIGYWAVNGLGMALLARAFDCSGAAPGVACEPMRLSLFQSYIVMCVLVVGVMIPAAPGMMGTFQAATKVGLGLFLPAALVNAHGLAYANVLWLCQTVQQIGFGLILLSVSHMSFRELAGNMKKDGDDGAVTRSSVA; translated from the coding sequence GTGAAACGCGCCGTCAACCTCATCGCCAGCCTGCTCGTCACTGTTGCCTTCATGTGGTGGGCCTTCCGGGACACGGATGTGTCCACGCAGATCGCCAGCCTCAAGGCGGCCAACTACGCGTGGATCCTCCCGTACTTCGCGTGCCTGACCGTCATCCACGTCTTCCGCGCGCTGCGGTGGGGCGCGCTGCTGTCGGGGCTGGAGCGCGTCCCGTTCCGCAAGCTGAATGAAGCGTCCGGCATCGGCTTCATGATGCTGCTGGTGCTGCCGTTCCGCCTGGGAGAGTTCGCGCGGCCCTTCCTCATCGCGCAGCGCAGCTCCATCCGCCGCAGCGCGGCCATGACGTCCGTGGTGCTGGAGCGCATCGTGGACGGCCTCTTCGTCGCGGCGCTGTTCCGCGCGCTGCTCTTCTTCGTCCCGGTGGAGACCCCCGAGGTCCGGTACGTGAAGCTGGGCTCGTGGTTGATGTTCGCCGTGTTCGGCGGCGGGCTCGTGTTCCTGCTGCTGGGGTTGTGGCACCAGGAGCGCACCGTGCGGCTGGTGCGCGCCACCGTGGGCCGCTTCTCGCCCGGCATCGCCGACAAGGTGGCGGACGTGGTGGACACCTTCGTGGGGGCCATGCGCCAGCTCCCCGACCGCCGCCACATCGCCCTCTTCTTCCTCTACACGATTGGCTACTGGGCGGTGAACGGCCTGGGCATGGCGCTGCTCGCGCGCGCCTTCGACTGCTCCGGCGCCGCGCCGGGCGTCGCCTGCGAGCCCATGCGCCTGTCCTTGTTCCAGTCGTACATCGTGATGTGCGTGCTGGTGGTGGGCGTGATGATTCCGGCCGCGCCCGGGATGATGGGCACCTTCCAGGCCGCCACCAAGGTGGGCCTGGGGCTGTTCCTGCCCGCCGCGCTGGTGAACGCCCACGGCCTCGCCTACGCCAACGTGCTGTGGCTGTGCCAGACGGTGCAGCAGATCGGCTTCGGCCTCATCCTGCTGTCCGTCAGCCACATGTCCTTCCGTGAGCTGGCCGGCAACATGAAGAAGGACGGCGACGACGGCGCCGTCACCCGCTCGTCCGTGGCCTGA
- a CDS encoding DNA gyrase inhibitor YacG: MPLAPCPICQKPVPPRPENTSQPFCSRRCRAVDLGRWLGEEYRVPDRQAEQQEDELPSDGDTRRHDA, from the coding sequence ATGCCACTCGCGCCGTGTCCCATCTGTCAGAAGCCCGTGCCTCCGCGCCCGGAAAACACCTCCCAACCCTTCTGCTCCCGCCGCTGCCGCGCCGTGGACCTGGGCCGCTGGCTGGGCGAGGAGTATCGCGTGCCCGACCGTCAGGCCGAACAGCAGGAGGACGAGCTGCCCTCCGACGGCGACACACGCAGGCACGACGCCTGA
- a CDS encoding magnesium transporter produces the protein MPPETAHTLLQGDRLSRDFTAVGVEDTVAQALEKLRAHPGTGEVFYCYACDPEGRLVGVVPIRKLIRAGPEERIASLMFTRVVKLPVDASDAVVEDFFVTYRFLAFPVVDADGRIVGVVEMNAFVDAFSDTLFDEVEGRVRDEVYRFVGLPQGELKETRPTRLALKRFPWLLVNIAGGFLAATTTRLFEHTVAHLVVVSAFIPMVLVLSESLGVQTTAVAASMVTHGEVDLKVVAREVLAASLAGLMAAAVVALLGRLYSPGFAFPLALFGAVAVSATLASCLGGVLPFLFKRLKVDPHLASAPLVLAVSDNVSLLAYFGLVTKLLL, from the coding sequence ATGCCTCCCGAGACCGCTCACACGCTCTTGCAGGGCGACCGGCTGTCCCGGGACTTCACCGCCGTGGGCGTGGAGGACACGGTCGCCCAGGCGCTGGAGAAGCTGCGCGCCCACCCCGGCACGGGCGAGGTCTTCTACTGCTACGCGTGCGACCCCGAGGGCCGGCTGGTGGGCGTGGTGCCCATCCGCAAGCTGATCCGCGCGGGCCCCGAGGAGCGCATCGCGTCGCTGATGTTCACCCGGGTGGTGAAGCTGCCGGTGGACGCGTCCGACGCGGTGGTGGAGGACTTCTTCGTCACCTACCGCTTCCTGGCGTTCCCGGTGGTGGACGCGGACGGGCGCATCGTGGGCGTGGTGGAGATGAACGCGTTCGTGGACGCGTTCTCCGACACGCTCTTCGACGAGGTGGAGGGCCGGGTCCGGGACGAGGTCTACCGCTTCGTCGGCCTGCCCCAGGGGGAGCTGAAGGAGACGCGGCCCACGCGGCTGGCGCTGAAGCGCTTCCCGTGGCTGCTCGTGAACATCGCGGGTGGGTTCCTGGCGGCCACGACGACGCGGCTGTTCGAGCACACGGTGGCCCATCTGGTGGTGGTGAGCGCCTTCATCCCCATGGTGCTGGTGCTGTCGGAGAGCCTGGGCGTGCAGACGACGGCGGTGGCGGCGTCGATGGTGACGCACGGAGAGGTGGACCTGAAGGTCGTGGCCAGGGAGGTGCTGGCCGCGAGCCTGGCCGGGCTGATGGCGGCGGCGGTGGTGGCGCTGCTGGGGCGCCTCTATTCGCCGGGGTTCGCGTTCCCCCTGGCGCTGTTCGGGGCGGTGGCGGTGTCCGCCACGCTGGCGTCGTGCCTGGGCGGGGTGCTGCCCTTCCTCTTCAAGCGGCTGAAGGTGGATCCGCATCTGGCGTCGGCGCCGCTGGTCCTGGCGGTGTCCGACAACGTGTCGTTGCTGGCGTACTTCGGACTGGTGACGAAGCTGTTGTTGTGA
- a CDS encoding NAD(P)H-quinone oxidoreductase has translation MKVVRITKPGGPEVLAFEERAAPVPGPHDLQVRVRASALNRADLLQVRGAYPPPPDVPQDVPGLEYAGEVVAVGPRARKFQVGDRVMGLVGGGAWSEVITTHEREALRMPDGLDFADAAALPEAYLTAYDALVLQADLRPGETVLVHAVASGVGSAAALLCRAMGARVVGTGRNAPKLARASEWGVGRTVLCEASPPVFADAVLGATEGRGADVCLDLVGGHYLPESLKAMAQRGRLMQVGSVAGSRTELDLGLVMRKRLTLRGTVLRSRPAEEKMLLTQVAERQLLPLFNSGALRAVVDAVLPMADIRSGLERMAGNSTVGKLVLRWD, from the coding sequence ATGAAGGTCGTGCGCATCACGAAGCCGGGCGGTCCAGAGGTCCTCGCGTTCGAGGAGCGGGCCGCTCCCGTCCCCGGTCCCCATGACCTCCAGGTGCGCGTGCGGGCGAGCGCGCTGAACCGGGCGGACCTGCTCCAGGTGCGGGGCGCCTATCCCCCGCCGCCCGACGTGCCCCAGGACGTTCCGGGCCTGGAGTACGCGGGCGAGGTGGTGGCGGTGGGCCCGCGCGCGCGGAAGTTCCAGGTGGGCGACAGGGTGATGGGATTGGTGGGCGGGGGCGCGTGGAGCGAGGTGATCACCACGCACGAGCGCGAGGCCTTGCGCATGCCGGACGGCCTGGACTTCGCGGACGCGGCGGCGCTGCCGGAGGCGTACCTCACGGCGTACGACGCGCTGGTGCTCCAAGCGGACCTGCGGCCCGGGGAGACGGTGCTGGTGCACGCGGTGGCGAGCGGCGTGGGCTCCGCGGCGGCGCTGCTGTGCCGGGCCATGGGTGCGCGCGTGGTGGGCACGGGGCGCAACGCACCGAAGCTGGCGCGGGCGTCCGAATGGGGCGTGGGCCGGACGGTGCTCTGCGAGGCCAGCCCGCCCGTGTTCGCGGACGCGGTGCTCGGCGCGACGGAGGGCCGGGGCGCGGACGTGTGCCTCGATTTGGTGGGCGGCCACTACCTGCCGGAGTCCCTGAAGGCGATGGCGCAGCGGGGCCGGCTGATGCAGGTGGGCTCGGTGGCGGGGAGCCGGACGGAGCTGGACCTGGGGCTGGTGATGCGCAAGCGGCTCACCCTGAGGGGGACGGTGCTCCGCAGCCGGCCGGCGGAGGAGAAGATGTTGCTCACGCAGGTGGCGGAGCGGCAGCTGCTGCCGCTGTTCAACAGCGGCGCGCTGCGGGCCGTGGTGGACGCCGTCCTGCCCATGGCGGACATCCGCTCCGGGCTGGAGCGGATGGCGGGCAACAGCACCGTGGGCAAGCTCGTGTTGCGCTGGGACTGA
- a CDS encoding MmcQ/YjbR family DNA-binding protein — MAARKKTVAKPKPAKRGSRLTVDDVRELALALPATEERPSYGTPGFRVSDTLFARVLDEDSIVIKVDFDHREALLRTQPDIFRVTPHYQDWPMVIVQLTTVGRPLLQSLLKEAWRRCASPKVLKALEAPGAAAKKAAPRKKRV; from the coding sequence ATGGCGGCCCGGAAGAAGACGGTGGCGAAGCCGAAGCCCGCGAAGCGCGGGAGCCGGCTCACGGTGGACGACGTACGCGAGCTGGCGCTGGCGCTGCCCGCGACGGAGGAGCGTCCGTCCTACGGCACGCCCGGGTTCCGGGTGAGCGACACGCTCTTCGCGCGCGTGTTGGATGAGGACTCCATCGTCATCAAGGTGGACTTCGATCACCGCGAGGCGCTGCTGCGAACCCAGCCCGACATCTTCCGCGTGACGCCGCACTATCAAGACTGGCCCATGGTCATCGTCCAGCTCACCACCGTGGGGCGGCCGCTGCTGCAATCCCTGCTCAAGGAGGCCTGGCGCCGGTGCGCGTCACCCAAGGTGCTCAAGGCCCTGGAGGCTCCGGGGGCGGCGGCGAAGAAGGCGGCGCCCCGCAAGAAGCGCGTGTAG
- a CDS encoding agmatinase family protein, translated as MATPFDPAAAAQPDSGIFGLPHSPDEAHVVVIPVPFEATTSYGGGTSQGPAALLEASKQVDLFDVETGRPYERGIAMLEVPAELHDWNARAKERAQVVIEAGGIESGAPELLAAAKDVNAFSEKLNEHVYRTAKHWLDQGKRVAAVGGDHAISFGIIQAHAEKYPGMGVLHLDAHADLRVAYEGFTWSHASIFYNVAERIPGVKTLVQVGLRDMSENEHRYIEESNGRIHAFFDAVLQQNRFDGLPWNQQVKQIVDKLPQQVYLSFDIDGLDPVLCPNTGTPVPGGLSFPEATALVAGVVRSGRTIVGFDLTEVAPDPEGGEWDANVGARLLYKMIGWMLKSQKA; from the coding sequence ATGGCTACCCCCTTCGACCCCGCCGCCGCCGCGCAGCCGGACTCCGGCATCTTCGGTCTGCCCCACTCGCCCGACGAGGCGCACGTCGTCGTCATCCCCGTCCCCTTCGAGGCCACCACCAGCTACGGCGGCGGCACGTCCCAGGGCCCCGCCGCCCTGCTGGAGGCCAGCAAGCAGGTGGACCTCTTCGACGTGGAGACCGGCCGTCCCTACGAGCGCGGCATCGCCATGCTGGAGGTCCCCGCCGAGCTGCACGACTGGAACGCCCGCGCCAAGGAGCGCGCCCAGGTCGTCATCGAGGCCGGTGGCATCGAGTCCGGCGCCCCCGAGCTGCTCGCCGCCGCGAAGGACGTCAATGCCTTCAGCGAGAAGCTCAACGAGCACGTCTACCGCACCGCGAAGCACTGGCTGGACCAGGGCAAGCGCGTGGCCGCCGTGGGCGGAGACCACGCCATCTCCTTCGGCATCATCCAGGCCCACGCGGAGAAGTACCCCGGCATGGGCGTGCTCCACCTGGACGCGCACGCCGACCTGCGCGTCGCCTACGAGGGCTTCACCTGGTCGCACGCGTCCATCTTCTACAACGTCGCCGAGCGCATCCCCGGCGTGAAGACGCTGGTCCAGGTCGGCCTGCGCGACATGAGCGAGAACGAGCACCGCTACATCGAGGAGTCGAACGGCCGCATCCACGCGTTCTTCGACGCCGTCCTCCAGCAGAACCGCTTCGACGGCCTGCCCTGGAACCAGCAGGTGAAGCAGATCGTCGACAAGCTGCCGCAGCAGGTCTACCTGTCCTTCGACATCGACGGCCTGGACCCGGTGCTGTGCCCGAACACCGGCACCCCCGTCCCCGGCGGCCTGTCCTTCCCGGAGGCCACCGCGCTCGTCGCGGGCGTGGTGCGCTCGGGCCGCACCATCGTCGGCTTCGACCTGACGGAGGTGGCCCCCGACCCCGAGGGCGGCGAGTGGGACGCCAACGTGGGCGCCCGCCTGCTCTACAAGATGATCGGCTGGATGCTGAAGTCGCAGAAGGCCTGA
- a CDS encoding ATP-binding response regulator, with translation MSLVLVADDEPAVLEVLSQVVEDLGHDVVRARDGEEALMLARARRPRLVVTDHMMPRMSGMELCRRLRQEPGLRDVPIILLSAVLQQGSPDASAFLNKPFEITDFETLVRDALEKVPAVDPEPATPVEALGQWVARSLQGPLEAAREQLRVLQSLSPASQGAVDALGAHLQSLERLGRYLQDAARLSAGSVTLRPVEGDLRSHLEASVARCRTTGPGVPVEVEVPPESVDLRFDPERLGQVFDVLLSNAARKGGVRVELRASPEQVLVRVSDPGPGIPPAELLRLFQPFPDGPARGDALGLYVASELAKLHGGALSAESEPGRGATFSVSLPRVA, from the coding sequence ATGAGTCTCGTCCTGGTCGCGGATGACGAACCGGCCGTGTTGGAGGTGCTGAGCCAGGTGGTGGAGGACCTGGGGCACGACGTGGTGCGCGCGCGGGATGGCGAGGAGGCGCTGATGCTCGCCCGGGCCCGCCGGCCCCGGCTGGTGGTGACGGACCACATGATGCCGCGCATGAGCGGCATGGAGCTGTGCCGCCGGCTGAGGCAGGAGCCCGGGCTGCGGGACGTGCCCATCATCCTGTTGAGCGCCGTCCTCCAGCAGGGGTCGCCGGACGCGTCCGCGTTCCTCAACAAGCCCTTTGAAATCACCGACTTCGAGACGCTGGTCCGCGACGCGCTGGAGAAGGTCCCCGCCGTGGATCCGGAGCCCGCGACGCCGGTGGAGGCCCTGGGCCAGTGGGTGGCGCGCTCGCTCCAGGGGCCGCTGGAGGCCGCGCGCGAACAGCTGAGGGTGCTCCAGTCGCTGTCGCCGGCCAGCCAGGGCGCGGTGGACGCGCTGGGCGCGCACCTCCAATCGCTGGAGCGGCTGGGGCGCTATCTCCAGGACGCGGCCCGGCTGAGCGCGGGCAGCGTGACGCTGCGGCCCGTGGAGGGCGACCTGCGCTCGCACCTGGAGGCGTCGGTGGCGCGCTGCCGCACGACGGGGCCCGGCGTCCCGGTGGAGGTGGAGGTCCCCCCGGAGTCGGTGGACCTGCGGTTCGATCCCGAGCGTTTGGGACAGGTGTTCGACGTGCTCCTGTCGAACGCGGCGAGGAAGGGCGGGGTGCGCGTGGAGCTGCGGGCCTCCCCGGAGCAGGTGCTGGTGCGGGTGAGCGACCCCGGGCCGGGCATCCCCCCCGCGGAGCTGCTCCGGCTGTTCCAGCCCTTCCCGGACGGCCCCGCGCGAGGGGACGCGCTGGGGCTCTATGTGGCGTCGGAGCTGGCGAAGCTGCATGGCGGAGCGCTGTCGGCCGAGTCGGAGCCCGGCCGGGGCGCGACCTTCAGCGTGTCGCTGCCGCGCGTGGCCTGA
- a CDS encoding trypsin-like peptidase domain-containing protein, which produces MRAGHIRWGLVLVGLVLALPAHADRSRRRSDVVEVVEKVSPAVVYIGTEQEVESRFRGRSRSPLEEFFGQGMAQPETRQRIQGLGSGAIIDPSGIIVTNDHVIRGASAIHVVLADGRTFDAEVVGSDANNDLAVLKVNAKDPLPTAKLGTSSDLMIGETVVAIGSPFGLSKTVTAGVVSATGRTFRADDRVYNDFLQTDAAINPGNSGGPLLNVDGEIIGINTAIYANGQGIGFAIPADKVRRIVEELTRFGKVRPAWVGMDTADLPAQVAARLGWDRTYGVVVTRVEPDSPAAQAGVQRGDVVAELGGSRIQDAEDFDSRVRGYPARSVFPLVLFRAGSSRTVQVTPIEFPARLLETLAWEKLGLRVKESKGGMAIAAVRAGSAASEIGLEPGDLMLRMNNQPVPTGDTFREALLTARRGRSVLLLVRRGRYGYHLTLPFEGQRL; this is translated from the coding sequence ATGAGGGCAGGACACATCCGGTGGGGGCTCGTGCTGGTGGGGCTCGTGCTGGCGCTCCCCGCGCACGCGGATCGCTCCCGGCGGCGCAGCGACGTGGTGGAGGTGGTGGAGAAGGTCTCCCCGGCGGTCGTCTACATCGGCACCGAACAGGAGGTGGAGTCGCGCTTCCGGGGCCGCTCCCGCTCACCGCTGGAGGAGTTCTTCGGCCAGGGCATGGCGCAGCCGGAGACGCGCCAGCGCATCCAGGGGCTGGGCAGCGGGGCCATCATCGACCCGTCCGGCATCATCGTCACCAACGACCACGTCATCCGGGGCGCGTCCGCCATCCACGTGGTGCTCGCGGACGGGCGCACCTTCGACGCGGAGGTGGTGGGCAGCGACGCCAACAACGACCTCGCGGTCCTCAAGGTCAACGCGAAGGATCCGCTGCCCACCGCGAAGCTGGGCACCAGCTCCGACCTGATGATTGGCGAGACGGTGGTGGCGATTGGCAGCCCGTTCGGCCTGAGCAAGACGGTGACGGCGGGCGTGGTGTCCGCCACCGGCCGCACCTTCCGGGCGGACGACCGCGTCTACAACGACTTCCTCCAGACGGACGCGGCCATCAACCCGGGCAACTCCGGCGGGCCGCTGCTCAACGTGGACGGGGAGATCATCGGCATCAACACCGCCATCTACGCGAACGGCCAGGGCATCGGCTTCGCCATCCCCGCGGACAAGGTGCGGCGCATCGTGGAGGAGCTCACGCGCTTCGGGAAGGTGCGTCCCGCGTGGGTGGGCATGGACACGGCGGACCTGCCCGCGCAGGTCGCCGCGCGCCTCGGGTGGGACCGCACGTACGGCGTCGTCGTGACCCGCGTGGAGCCAGACAGCCCCGCCGCGCAGGCCGGGGTGCAACGCGGGGACGTGGTCGCGGAGCTGGGCGGTTCGCGCATCCAGGACGCGGAGGACTTCGACTCGCGCGTGCGTGGCTATCCGGCGCGCTCGGTCTTCCCCCTGGTGCTCTTCCGAGCAGGTTCAAGCCGCACGGTGCAGGTCACGCCCATCGAATTTCCTGCTCGCCTGCTTGAAACGCTGGCGTGGGAGAAGCTGGGACTGCGCGTGAAGGAGAGCAAGGGCGGGATGGCGATCGCCGCGGTGCGAGCGGGCTCCGCCGCGTCGGAGATTGGCCTGGAGCCGGGGGACCTGATGCTGCGGATGAACAACCAGCCGGTGCCCACGGGTGACACCTTCCGTGAAGCCCTGCTGACGGCGCGACGGGGACGTAGCGTGCTGTTGCTCGTGCGGCGCGGGCGTTACGGCTACCACCTGACGTTGCCTTTCGAAGGGCAGCGGCTGTAG
- a CDS encoding protein kinase domain-containing protein: MSSPRYQSLGPLLAGEGSRAFLGLALEDGATPRPVVLIWAPPEIAQSPELVARLERETNRAIVFEHPNILRVHGLEKLDGGLARVTEFADGEPLRRVLEAHPRMSPAFAALVVADAAMGLHYAHVAGNDDGSPLVHGDIRPETLMVSFSGFTKVTGYGALSVAPRERGGKRVKNRRAYTSPEQLLGGREAVNVQSDVFLLGLTLHECLTGKMPFKESADPDKAVLNRALPPMPSDVPLKLDAVVRRATTKRALERYPSALAFREAVVDALGKLPTHESFAEHLAKLFPPESDARAARRKTIELGIADALAKAGMPPPQIAEIIAQGAGLAEPVKSRVPEISTAGAAPTQAASPQAPASVTAAGSAQAAGSAQAAASSAQAAGSARTAQSAQVSGAAQAAAPGTQASGSAQAATSGTQGSGSARAAAPGSQVSGSAQAAPSAQASGAAQAAPGSQGSGSAQAAPSAQPSGSTGTQGTGSTSAPSATASADARPAGPIFGGAASPTPQVAEKKPSRSWVPFVVGGFALTLGAGAVVIQRQLQGTMTVETLDAGVPAVVAAPFDAGVEDAGILADAGVDAGPVMGMLDLTVDPRVEVTLNGALLGRTPLSAPLPPGRHLLTFTNGTLGISVSRTVTVAPVGRSAFQFFLNKAFVNVRGPAGANVSIDGKPVGVVPVEELDVYEGYHRLNVTVGPSHWQKTFTIEPGQRVNFDVDFQAPPESAEE, encoded by the coding sequence ATGAGTTCGCCTCGCTACCAGTCACTCGGACCCCTCCTCGCCGGAGAGGGCTCGCGTGCCTTCCTCGGACTGGCGCTGGAGGATGGCGCCACGCCCCGCCCCGTGGTGCTCATCTGGGCACCGCCTGAGATTGCCCAGAGCCCGGAGCTGGTGGCGCGCCTGGAGCGCGAGACGAACCGCGCCATCGTCTTCGAGCACCCGAACATCCTGCGCGTCCACGGCCTGGAGAAGCTGGACGGCGGGCTGGCGCGCGTCACCGAGTTCGCGGATGGCGAGCCGCTGCGCCGCGTGCTGGAGGCGCACCCGCGCATGTCGCCCGCGTTCGCGGCGCTGGTGGTGGCGGACGCGGCGATGGGCCTGCACTACGCGCACGTGGCGGGCAACGACGACGGTTCGCCCCTGGTGCACGGAGACATCCGCCCCGAGACGCTGATGGTGTCCTTCAGCGGCTTCACGAAGGTGACGGGCTACGGGGCGCTCTCCGTGGCGCCCCGCGAGCGCGGTGGCAAGCGGGTGAAGAACCGGCGCGCGTACACGTCCCCGGAGCAGCTGCTGGGCGGGCGCGAGGCCGTCAACGTGCAGTCGGACGTGTTCCTGCTGGGGCTCACGCTGCACGAGTGCCTGACGGGGAAGATGCCGTTCAAGGAGTCGGCGGATCCGGACAAGGCGGTGCTCAACCGCGCCCTCCCGCCGATGCCGTCCGACGTGCCGCTCAAGCTGGATGCCGTCGTGCGCCGCGCGACGACCAAGCGCGCCCTGGAGCGCTACCCGTCCGCGCTCGCGTTCCGCGAGGCCGTGGTGGATGCCCTGGGCAAGCTGCCGACGCACGAGTCCTTCGCGGAGCATCTGGCGAAGCTGTTCCCGCCGGAGAGCGATGCGCGGGCGGCACGGCGCAAGACGATTGAGCTGGGCATCGCGGATGCGCTGGCGAAGGCCGGGATGCCCCCGCCGCAGATCGCGGAGATCATCGCCCAGGGCGCGGGGCTCGCGGAGCCCGTGAAGAGCCGGGTGCCGGAGATTTCGACGGCTGGGGCGGCGCCCACGCAGGCGGCGAGCCCGCAGGCTCCGGCGTCCGTGACGGCGGCTGGCTCCGCGCAGGCGGCAGGCTCCGCGCAGGCGGCGGCTTCGAGCGCGCAGGCAGCGGGCTCGGCGCGGACGGCGCAGAGCGCCCAGGTTTCGGGCGCGGCACAGGCGGCGGCTCCGGGCACGCAGGCTTCGGGCTCCGCGCAGGCGGCGACCTCGGGCACGCAGGGCTCGGGCTCCGCGCGGGCGGCGGCTCCGGGCTCGCAGGTTTCGGGCTCCGCGCAGGCCGCTCCGAGTGCCCAGGCTTCGGGCGCGGCACAGGCGGCTCCGGGCTCGCAAGGCTCGGGCTCCGCGCAGGCCGCTCCGAGTGCCCAGCCTTCGGGCTCCACGGGCACTCAGGGCACGGGGTCCACGAGCGCTCCGTCCGCCACCGCTTCCGCGGACGCGCGGCCCGCGGGTCCCATCTTCGGCGGGGCCGCGAGCCCCACCCCGCAGGTGGCGGAGAAGAAGCCCTCCCGTTCCTGGGTGCCCTTCGTGGTGGGCGGCTTCGCGCTGACGCTCGGGGCGGGCGCGGTGGTCATCCAGCGCCAGCTCCAGGGCACCATGACCGTGGAGACGCTGGACGCGGGCGTGCCCGCGGTCGTGGCGGCGCCCTTCGACGCGGGCGTCGAGGACGCGGGCATCCTCGCGGATGCGGGCGTGGACGCGGGCCCGGTGATGGGCATGCTGGACCTGACCGTGGATCCCCGCGTGGAGGTCACGCTCAACGGCGCGCTGCTGGGCCGCACGCCGCTGTCCGCGCCGCTGCCGCCGGGCCGGCACCTGCTCACCTTCACCAACGGCACGCTGGGCATCTCCGTGTCGCGCACGGTGACGGTGGCTCCCGTGGGCCGCTCCGCCTTCCAGTTCTTCCTCAACAAGGCCTTCGTCAACGTACGCGGCCCCGCCGGCGCGAACGTCTCCATCGACGGGAAGCCCGTGGGCGTCGTCCCGGTCGAGGAACTGGACGTCTACGAGGGCTATCACCGGCTGAACGTCACCGTGGGCCCGTCGCACTGGCAGAAGACCTTCACCATCGAGCCCGGCCAGCGCGTCAACTTCGACGTGGACTTCCAAGCCCCTCCTGAGAGCGCGGAAGAATAG
- a CDS encoding SEL1-like repeat protein has product MFRWVSLTAMLVLVGACQRPLTPEEDRAHAVDFVRTRASVAEREGCPADVVSARQAKLKDFTTYCDARLSKCARQCFESDATACYALALALQNDAATAKWAEPLFYRSCALGVSSGCSNRAAGLQVEQESDDKVLSCAARTFEKTCAQGDPWGCSIHGLNLVQGKLMPRDMKKARDVLGRSCKYGLEDPACQAARSLLAQIDTLELEQVREPLPK; this is encoded by the coding sequence ATGTTTCGATGGGTGTCCCTCACGGCGATGCTGGTGTTAGTCGGCGCTTGCCAGCGTCCCTTGACGCCAGAGGAGGACCGCGCGCATGCGGTCGACTTCGTGCGGACCCGCGCGAGCGTCGCCGAGCGCGAGGGGTGCCCCGCGGATGTTGTTTCCGCGCGACAGGCGAAGCTCAAGGACTTCACGACCTACTGCGACGCGCGGCTCTCCAAGTGCGCGAGGCAGTGTTTCGAGTCGGATGCCACGGCTTGCTACGCCCTCGCCCTGGCCCTTCAGAACGACGCCGCCACCGCGAAGTGGGCGGAGCCGCTCTTCTACCGCTCCTGTGCGCTGGGGGTGAGTTCGGGCTGTTCGAACCGGGCCGCGGGGCTCCAGGTTGAGCAAGAATCCGACGACAAGGTGCTGTCCTGTGCCGCGAGGACCTTCGAGAAGACGTGCGCACAGGGAGACCCGTGGGGATGCTCCATCCACGGCCTCAACCTCGTGCAGGGCAAGCTCATGCCGCGAGACATGAAGAAGGCGCGCGATGTGCTGGGGCGCTCCTGCAAGTATGGGCTGGAGGACCCCGCGTGTCAGGCCGCGCGGAGCCTGCTGGCCCAGATCGATACCCTCGAGCTGGAGCAAGTGCGGGAACCGCTCCCGAAGTGA